GGGCGGAGCGCCTCCTCCCGGCCGACTCCATCCTCTCCGCCGAGCGGCTGTACGCCGCCGCCGCCGCCGCCCTGCCGGCCGAGGCGGGCGCGGACGCGGCGGAGCTCCAGCGCCTTCTCCTCATCCGCTACTTCCGCCCGACGCTCGTCCCCGACGCCGCCGCGACCGACGCCGCGCGCGCCCGTGCCCGCGCGGCGGTGGACACGGTCGCGGCGACAGTGCTGCCGGGCGAGAAGGTGGTCGCCGCGGGGCAGCAGGTGGGCGAGCGCGAAGAGGCGCGGCTGCGGGCCTACGAGGCCGCGGCCGAGCAGCACAGGCAGACGGCGGAGGGCACGCACACCGCCACCCGCGCGGCCGGCGCTATCCTCTACAACGCGCTGCTGCTCTGCATCCTGGGCGCGCTGCTCCGCCTGTCGCGCAACTCGCTGTACGACGACGACCGCGCCGTCATCTTCCTCGCGCTGTGCATCGTCGCCGTTGCGGGGCTGGCGGCGGTGATCGCCCGGGCGGACTTCCCGCCGGAGCTGATCCCCGTGCCGTTCGTGGCCCTGCTCGTGGCCGTGCTGTGGGGCGGGCGGCTGGCGCTGGCGAGCGCGCTGGTGCTGGCGCTGCTCATCGGCGGGCAGCCGCCGTTCGTGGGCCTCGCCGTCCCGTTCTCCCTCGCCGTGACCGGCGCCGCGGCGGCGTTCGGCGTGCGCGTGGCCGAGCGGCGGCTGCAGACGTGGCTGGTTATCGCCATCATCGCCGCGGCGGGCGTGGCGGCGGCGGTCGCGACGGGGCTGCTGCGGTCGCGGGGGATGGGCGAGATCGGCTGGTCCGCGCTGTGGATGACCGCCAACGCCGTCGCCTCGTCGCTCCTCGCCGTCGGCGTCCTGCCGCTGGCGGAGTGGTTCACGCGCGTGACCACGAACCAGACGCTGATGGAGCTGGCGAACCCCAACCAGCCGCTCCTCAAGCGGCTCGCGTTCGAGGCGCCGGGCACGTACGCGCACACCATCAGCGTGGCGAACCTGGCCGAGAGCGTGTGCAACGCCATCGGCGCCAACGCGTTGCTGGCTCGCGTGGGCGTCTACTACCACGACGTGGGCAAGGTCGCCAAGCCGCAATTCTTCATCGAGAACCAGCCGCGCGGCCGCAACCCGCACGACAAGCTCAAGCCGTCCATGAGCGCCGCCATCGTCCGCAGCCACGTCGTGGAAGGCGTGCGGCTGGCGGACGAGGCGCGTCTGCCCGCCGCCGTGAAGGCGTTCATCACCGAGCACCACGGCACGCAGCAGATCTCCTTCTTCCTGGACCAGGCCAAGGCGGGCGACCCGGAGTGCCGCGTGAACGCGGCGGACTTCGCGTACGCCGGTCCTCGCCCGCAGTCGCGCGAGACCGCCGTCGTCATGCTCTCCGACTCGGTGGAGTCCGCCACGCGCGCGCTGGCCGACCCCACGCCGCAGCGCATCCGCGAGCTGGTGGAGCGCATCGTATCCGCCAAGATCGCCGCGGGGCAGCTGGACGAGTCGCCGCTCACGCTGCGCGAGATCGGCATCGCCAAGGACGTGCTCGCCAAGGGCCTGCTGGCGATGTATCATCACCGCCTCGACTACCCCGCCGCCCCCGCTCCCTCGCCCGCCGACACGCGCACCTCCACCGGCCGGCGGTCCGCGGACGCGCCGGGAGATGCGGACTCGTCGCCAGACGGACGGAAGAACGGAAAGCGGCCGAAGGACGGCGTCGTGTCGGGAGATGTACGGCAGACGGTCGATGCGGTCCCGCCGGCCGGGAAGCCGTCGGCGGCGGATCTACCGTCATCCGGCAGCGCTTCCGCCGATGCGGGGTCGTCGCCTTCCCGCGGCACCTCGGCGGATGCGGGGGTAACGGCGGTGGATGGGCCGCTGGCCGATGCAGGCGTGGCGCCGGTGGATGGGAGGACGGACGATGCGGACGGGGCGGGTCCAGTCGGCGCGGGAACGGCGAACGCGGACGGCGCGGGCACTTCCACAAAGACGGGGGCGGTGGATGGGTGAGCTGGTGGTGGAGATAAGCGTGGGAGAAGGCGTGAGCCCGCCGGTGGATGCCGGGCGGGTGGAGGCCGCCGTGCGGGCCGTCCTCGCGGCAGAGGGCGTGGATGAGGCCGAGATGTCCATCGTGCTCGTCGGCGACGCGGAGATCGCCGCGCTGAACGAGGAATATCTCGATCACGAGGGTCCCACGGACGTCATCTCCTTCCACCTGCACGAAGAGGGCGACCCGCCGCTGGGCGACGTGTACGTGGGCGTGGAACAGGCCGCCCGCCAGGCCGCTGAGTTCGGCGCCACGCCGGCCGAAGAGGTCGTGCGCCTCGCCGTGCACGGCACGCTTCACGTCCTGGGCTGGGACCATCCGAAGGACGACGACCGCGGCGACTCGCCCATGTTCCGGCGCCAGGAAGAGCTGCTGCGCGCTCTGGCGGACGGGGAGCGCCCGTGACGCCGGTGGACGCCGCCGAGGAGATGGACGCCCGGGAGCTGGCGGACCACATCCGCGAGCTGATCGAGGCGGGGAACGAGGAGGGGCTGCGGGCGCTGGTCTCGCCCTTCCACCCCACCGACCTGGCCGACGTGCTGGAGGAGCTGGACGAGGACGAGCGCACCGCCGTGCTCCAGGTGCTCACCCACGACCCCGCCCTCGCCGCCGAGGCGCTGGCCGAGATGGAGTGGGAGGAGCACCCCGAGGAGTCGCTGGCCTCGCTCGATGCGGACCAGATCGCCGCCGTGGTCGCCGAGCTGTCGGACGACGACGCCGCCGACATGATCGGCGAGATGGACCCGGAGGACCGCGACCGCGTGCTGGCCGCGCTGCCGCACGAGGACGCGGGCGACATCCGCGAGCTGCTGGCGTACGACGAAGAGTCTGCCGGCGGCATCATGACCACCGAGCTCGTCGCCGTGCCCGAAGGCCTCACCTCGGCCGAAGCGATCGACGAGATCCGCCGCCAGGCGCAGGAGGTCGACAACTTCTACAGCATCTTCGTGGTCGGCGCCGACGGGCGGCTCCAGGGCACCGTGCCGCTCCAGAAGCTGGTCACCGCCCGCCGCGACGCCCACATCTCCGAGCTGGTGGAGCCGCCGGAGGCCACCGTGCTGCCGGAGACCGACCAGGAGGAGGTGGGCCGCGTACTGTCGCGCTACAACCTCCCCGCGGTGCCGGTGGTGGACCACGGCGGCAGGCTGCTGGGCGTCGTGACCTTCGACGACGTCATCGACATCATCGAGGCCGAGAGCACCGAAGACATCCTCAAGTTCGGCGGCGTGTCGGAAGAGGAGGAGCTGCGCGGCGGCGCCATCGCCG
This genomic stretch from Longimicrobiaceae bacterium harbors:
- the ybeY gene encoding rRNA maturation RNase YbeY; the protein is MGELVVEISVGEGVSPPVDAGRVEAAVRAVLAAEGVDEAEMSIVLVGDAEIAALNEEYLDHEGPTDVISFHLHEEGDPPLGDVYVGVEQAARQAAEFGATPAEEVVRLAVHGTLHVLGWDHPKDDDRGDSPMFRRQEELLRALADGERP
- the mgtE gene encoding magnesium transporter — protein: MTPVDAAEEMDARELADHIRELIEAGNEEGLRALVSPFHPTDLADVLEELDEDERTAVLQVLTHDPALAAEALAEMEWEEHPEESLASLDADQIAAVVAELSDDDAADMIGEMDPEDRDRVLAALPHEDAGDIRELLAYDEESAGGIMTTELVAVPEGLTSAEAIDEIRRQAQEVDNFYSIFVVGADGRLQGTVPLQKLVTARRDAHISELVEPPEATVLPETDQEEVGRVLSRYNLPAVPVVDHGGRLLGVVTFDDVIDIIEAESTEDILKFGGVSEEEELRGGAIAAVRSRFPWLVVNLGTAFAAAAVYAPFSETISRFPAIAACATITAGMGGNAATQALAVTVRRLALTRDAASGRGEIVGKEVLVGLANGLGNGIIAGIAIALLADSYYHAHPILGLVVTLAMWGNLVVAGVTGGLVPIL
- a CDS encoding HDIG domain-containing protein, whose translation is MKGNGERTPPARRAVGAAPEPEPGRGRRARLAKHAGRAALLLAVAAVVYLLFPGVHGEGGLERGTVSRRDLVARFPFVVPKTEPELRRERDEAAAGVPPVFAYSPGGADTTLAGLTAFFRSADSALAIPGADARATAMSVLERARIPVTLGSVQALGDSARRAALRGATERAVRETLPRGVAHASLVGQGTSVLRVRRGGAERLLPADSILSAERLYAAAAAALPAEAGADAAELQRLLLIRYFRPTLVPDAAATDAARARARAAVDTVAATVLPGEKVVAAGQQVGEREEARLRAYEAAAEQHRQTAEGTHTATRAAGAILYNALLLCILGALLRLSRNSLYDDDRAVIFLALCIVAVAGLAAVIARADFPPELIPVPFVALLVAVLWGGRLALASALVLALLIGGQPPFVGLAVPFSLAVTGAAAAFGVRVAERRLQTWLVIAIIAAAGVAAAVATGLLRSRGMGEIGWSALWMTANAVASSLLAVGVLPLAEWFTRVTTNQTLMELANPNQPLLKRLAFEAPGTYAHTISVANLAESVCNAIGANALLARVGVYYHDVGKVAKPQFFIENQPRGRNPHDKLKPSMSAAIVRSHVVEGVRLADEARLPAAVKAFITEHHGTQQISFFLDQAKAGDPECRVNAADFAYAGPRPQSRETAVVMLSDSVESATRALADPTPQRIRELVERIVSAKIAAGQLDESPLTLREIGIAKDVLAKGLLAMYHHRLDYPAAPAPSPADTRTSTGRRSADAPGDADSSPDGRKNGKRPKDGVVSGDVRQTVDAVPPAGKPSAADLPSSGSASADAGSSPSRGTSADAGVTAVDGPLADAGVAPVDGRTDDADGAGPVGAGTANADGAGTSTKTGAVDG